From Anopheles darlingi chromosome 2, idAnoDarlMG_H_01, whole genome shotgun sequence, the proteins below share one genomic window:
- the LOC125949020 gene encoding ESF1 homolog, with amino-acid sequence MKESGKKSKGASGGTMVRLKQETPATAAPAKGVSQDNGKASKIWEDSRFAHLVNDPRFRGMPKSEKKVKIDSRFKSMFQDERFQVKATVDKYGRPLRKSDTDELKKFYELDEDDDDEEEDQEEREREERAMEGRDKNEDAEQSEESDGESGSSDDGLQLTEEEKRMVLSEKIKNRLKDLDVDYARGEAQLYSDDEEEDEEDEEDEEEDDEVFIEHVWGELDADVEHTEDSTNRLAVCHMDWDRIRAVDIMVLLSSFLPPGCSIKSVKIYPSEFGKERMQEEEARGPQELTTKPCDGSDEEEEDEEQQKERLREYQLNRLKYYYAVVECDSVETADKIYKECDGVEYESTANKLDLRFIPDEMDFGEDEPKDSCSELPEVGKYVPRLFTTTALNQAKVELTWDENDVERKEFNEKLRDGKWAQMPETELKKYVACSSSSEGEEEQTNGKVKSKKKRSILLIRAPKSDESEDEDSDDDDSDEETEPKGSDKKQDMIAKYKALLNDMKEKEKAEEEEQVGMEFTWKVNDKEESTEPDQKESNDRTGSSNLPDDVNPFEKILQKKKEKNKRRKELKKRRKRGELDDDAENGSGSVDSESEDDLPYGVDLNDPFFASAFDEKEFGKPQKKQSKSKERDAKSKEEEEREAAEEAQRKAELELLLDDGDDNRAHFNLRAIQEREIDLKSVSKSKRRRLLKKSKREIEEQRNGRAAAPAAEDGFEIDVEDSRFGAIFSKPEYNIDPTNPAFKKTKGIERIIEHKLKKRQLAENDVREHENGRGEQRETKKQKKDVATTMLVKSIKRKIGGKSN; translated from the exons ATGAAGGAATCCGGTAAGAAATCGAAAGGTGCGAGTGGTGGAACGATGGTACGCTTAAAACAGGAAAccccagcaacagctgcaccaGCAAAAGGAGTTTCCCAGGACAACGGAAAAGCGAGCAAAATATGGGAAGATTCGCGGTTTGCGCATCTCGTAAACGATCCGCGGTTCCGCGGGATGCCCAAATccgagaagaaggtgaaaatCGACAGCCGGTTCAAGTCGATGTTTCAGGATGAGCGGTTCCAGGTGAAAGCCACCGTCGATAAGTACGGTCGCCCGTTGCGCAAATCGGATACGGATGAGCTGAAGAAGTTCTACGAACTagatgaggatgacgacgacgaggaggaggatcaaGAGGAACGGGAGCGAGAGGAGCGTGCGATGGAGGGACGAGACAAGAACGAGGACGCAGAACAATCGGAAGAATCGGATGGTGAATCCGGCTCGAGCGATGATGGCCTGCAGTTGACGGAGGAGGAAAAGCGGATGGTTCTGTCggagaaaatcaaaaaccgacTCAAGGACCTCGACGTTGACTATGCACGTGGCGAGGCCCAGCTCTACTcggacgatgaagaagaggatgaggaggacgaggaggacgaggaagaggatgatgaggtGTTCATCGAGCACGTGTGGGGAGAGTTGGATGCGGATGTGGAGCACACCGAAGACTCCACTAACCGGTTAGCCGTTTGCCACATGGACTGGGATCGTATTCGTGCCGTGGACATTATGGTTCTGCTTTCTTCGTTCCTGCCTCCCGGGTGTTCCATCAAGAGCGTTAAG ATTTATCCTTCCGAGTTTGGCAAGGAGCGAATGCAGGAGGAAGAAGCGCGTGGACCACAGGAGCTAACCACCAAACCGTGTGATGGATCggatgaagaagaggaggacgaagagCAACAAAAGGAGCGACTGCGCGAGTATCAGCTTAATAGGCTGAAGTACTACTACGCGGTCGTAGAGTGTGATTCGGTCGAGACGGCCGATAAGATCTACAAGGAATGTGACGGAGTTGAGTACGAGAGTACGGCCAACAAACTCGATCTGCGGTTTATTCCGGATGAGATGGATTTCGGTGAAGATGAGCCAAAGGATAGCTGCAGCGAGTTGCCTGAGGTGGGCAAGTACGTACCGCGCCTTTTCACGACGACCGCCCTGAACCAGGCCAAGGTTGAGCTCACGTGGGACGAGAACGATGTCGAGCGAAAAGAGTTCAACGAAAAGCTAAGGGATGGTAAATGGGCACAAATGCCCGAGACGGAACTCAAGAAATATGTCGcctgttccagttccagtgaaGGCGAGGAAGAACAGACGAATGGGAAAGTGAAGAGCAAGAAAAAGCGTTCAATTCTGCTCATTCGAGCACCGAAAAGTGATGAATCTGAAGATGAAGacagtgacgatgatgattccgatgaggaaacggaaccgaaggGAAGCGACAAAAAACAGGACATGATCGCAAAGTACAAAGCCCTTCTGAACGACatgaaggaaaaggagaaggcagaagaggaggaacaggtTGGCATGGAGTTCACCTGGAAGGTAAATGATAAGGAGGAATCAACGGAGCCGGACCAAAAGGAGAGCAACGATCGCACCGGATCCAGCAATCTTCCGGATGATGTGAATCCGTTTGAAaagattttacaaaaaaagaaagagaaaaacaaacgacgcaAAGAGCTTAAGAAGCGTCGCAAACGCGGTGAGCTCGATGATGACGCAGAGAATGGATCCGGATCGGTCGACAGCGAATCGGAGGACGATCTTCCTTATGGTGTCGATCTGAACGATCCCTTCTTCGCGAGCGCATTCGATGAGAAGGAATTCGGCAAAccgcagaagaagcagagcaaATCGAAAGAACGTGACGCAAAatcgaaggaagaagaggaacgaGAGGCAGCCGAAGAAGCGCAAAGGAAGGccgagctggagctgctgcttgacgatggcgacgacaatCGGGCTCACTTTAATCTGCGCGCCATTCAGGAGCGAGAGATCGATCTGAAGTCGGTTTCCAAATCGAAACGCCGGCGTTTACTAAAAAAGAGCAAACGCGAGATCGAGGAGCAGCGCAATGGACGCGCCGCAGCGCCAGCGGCTGAGGATGGCTTTGAGATCGACGTCGAAGACAGTCGATTCGGGGCGATCTTCTCGAAGCCCGAGTACAACATCGATCCGACGAATCCTGCGTTTAAGAAGACGAAAGGTATCGAGCGGATTATCGAGCACAAGCTGAAGAAACGGCAGCTGGCCGAAAATGACGTGAGGGAGCACGAGAATGGACGGGGAGAGCAGcgtgaaacgaaaaaacagaagaaggatgTGGCCACTACCATGTTGGTGAAGAGTATCAAACGGAAGATCGGAGGGAAAAGCAATTAA
- the LOC125949043 gene encoding deoxyribonuclease-2-alpha, whose translation MIFCDRFSLLFVLLIVLFSCASSKKDDELGCRVENGELVDWYYAYKLPKEPSEHDSVSNGLRYTYVSSKDEWAASIQWLVPQYDINHPESVAGRTIAPVLAGNSTLLTILYNDEPTNGPTDMERGHTKGVFSTDGKTGFWLIHSVPKFPPEIGTEYGYPHTGQLYGQSFLCITLNASQMETVAGQFIHNELNVYSTSIPSRLADRFPTFAKVARMTPFDRSPPFYSQKTIQSRAGVEFVTFAKSREFGKELYADWIAPALDVGLLVESWQHGAGNLPSECVEDGGRHSVLNVREVQVGGKASKDRFTTMKDHSKWAVDLTVAGRWICVGDINRQEHQKQRGGGSVCRISKPIASLYRGMVLDVQPCPKPDRIEVKPIKRVVKERLTE comes from the exons ATGATCTTTTGCGATCGATTTAGCTTGCTTTTCGTTCTTTTAATAGTGCTTTTCTCGTGTGCTTCTTCTAAAAAGGATGATGAACTAGGTTGTCGTGTGGAAAACGGTGAACTAGTGGATTG GTACTACGCTTACAAACTTCCGAAAGAACCTTCGGAACATGATTCCGTTTCCAACGGCCTGCGATATACGTACGTTTCCTCAAAGGATGAATGGGCGGCCAGCATTCAGTGGCTTGTACCGCAGTACGACATAAATCACCCGGAAAGCGTTGCAGGCCGTACGATCGCACCGGTACTGGCCGGCAATTCGACGCTTCTCACAATCCTGTACAACGATGAACCTACGAATGGGCCGACCGATATGGAACGAGGCCACACTAAAGGTGTCTTTAGTACGGATGGCAAGACCGGTTTCTGGTTGATACATTCGGTGCCCAAATTTCCACCGGAAATTGGAACTGAGTACGGCTACCCGCATACCGGTCAGCTGTACGGTCAGAGTTTTCTCTGCATAACCCTAAATGCGTCTCAGATGGAAACCGTGGCCGGACAGTTCATACACAACGAGTTGAACGTTTACTCGACCAGCATCCCGAGCCGGTTAGCCGATCGTTTTCCAACGTTCGCCAAGGTGGCCCGTATGACGCCCTTTGATCGATCGCCGCCGTTTTACAGCCAAAAGACGATCCAATCACGTGCAGGAGTGGAGTTTGTAACCTTTGCAAAGAGTCGTGAGTTCGGCAAGGAACTGTACGCGGACTGGATCGCACCGGCGTTGGATGTGGGTCTATTGGTCGAAAGCTGGCAGCACGGTGCCGGTAACCTGCCGAGTGAGTGTGTAGAGGACGGCGGCCGGCATAGTGTACTGAATGTGCGTGAGGTGCAGGTCGGTGGAAAGGCCAGCAAGGATCGATTCACGACGATGAAAGACCACTCCAAGTGGGCCGTTGATTTAACAGTGGCGGGCCGTTGGATCTGCGTCGGAGACATCAACCGGCAGGAGCATCAGAAACAACGTGGCGGGGGTAGTGTTTGCAGGATATCGAAACCGATCGCTTCACTGTACCGTGGAATGGTGCTCGATGTGCAACCGTGTCCGAAACCAGATCGCATAGAAGTAAAGCCTATTAAGCGAGTGGTTAAAGAGAGACTTACTGAATAA
- the LOC125949015 gene encoding mitochondrial proton/calcium exchanger protein isoform X1 codes for MSALLRNRSQLFGYCRSVHPHARIRMASYRSKRPLGLLCQQYDGVILANTSLTGGGNTSNRSSGWRSSAMGTSSTVPLLDALGYTGSTTCIRCISTTSWLREQPSSKVEVTVQTLKQTQKEKEKEQQQQQNGASSIAAKVFADSAPAPPVSPDNGQTGTTAQAAQAAASQAVVPTAPVVKKTLQQRIWAELVHYYHGFRLLFIDINISRKLLWRVLNGKTLTRREHRLLIRTTSDLFRLVPFSVFIIVPFMELLLPLAIKLFPGMLPSTFQTATEREDKIKQNLKVKLEMAKFLQKTLDDMAVQNREHRSQAAKDFSEFFSRVRTTENFTISNEEMLKFSKLFEDEITLDSLTRQQLQALCRVLEVSPIGTSNLLRFQLRLKLRNLAADDRTIQKEGIESLNLSELQAACRARGMRAYGASEERLKSQLQEWINLSLNEKVPPSLLLLSRALMLPENITTSDKLKATISSLPDSVATVTKAAIGEREGKIDNKTKIEVIKEEERKIKEEREEEKEKQKDEQVLVDSAPVLTADGQPAAAAAGASSEAQIPPVVGRPVEDVIFAPAPETKILLDQIPPQPHTAVEELSSKDLEVLEDALDSLGKHKKTLLVEKEEIRDLKEEIADYQEDVQELQEVVTAAKNPDEVQVKESRAAKMLFKKVNSMINKMDTVLTDLERKEKKLKEQVHAAETSDSAEVPPAAGEELVRIDELMSAIKKIKNVTDDSRLDQISKILGKIDDDQDGQIKVEDVLKVIETIGKENVKLNSKQVDELIELLDKEEVLEAEDKIEKALTKSLEAKEKQKEQKEKEKEKLLELTDKATDLSALAGPPPTTNQHLTSATAEDGTAIIDADALQKVVEERKKNASISGPAAGAVAESGTAPVTPPPPTHTRTESGAGVPKDKMV; via the exons ATGAGCGCCCTCCTGAGGAACCGGAGTCAGCTGTTTGGCTACTGCCGGAGTGTCCACC CACATGCCCGCATCCGGATGGCCAGCTATCGATCGAAGCGTCCGCTAGGGTTACTGTGTCAGCAGTACGATGGAGTGATTCTGGCCAACACAAGCcttaccggtggtggtaataCCAGCAACAGATCGTCCGGTTGGCGATCGAGTGCCATGGGCACCTCCAGCACCGTACCATTGCTCGATGCCCTAGGGTACACCGGTAGCACGACCTGCATCCGATGCATTTCCACCACGAGCTGGTTGCGAGAGCAACCTTCTTCCAAGGTCGAGGTCACGGTACAAACGTTAAAACAAAcgcagaaggaaaaggagaaggaacagcagcagcagcaaaatggtgcGTCATCGATCGCTGCGAAAGTGTTCGCCGATAgtgctccagcaccaccagtgaGTCCCGATAACGGACAGACGGGAACAACTGCACAAGCGGCACAAGCTGCTGCCTCGCAAGCCGTCGTACCGACGGCACCGGTTGTGAAGAAAACGCTGCAGCAACGGATCTGGGCCGAGCTGGTGCACTACTACcacggttttcggttgctttTTATCGACATCAACATTAGTCGGAAGCTGCTGTGGCGTGTACTTAACGGCAAGACGTTAACCCGACGTGAACACCGATTGCTCATCCGCACCACATCCGATCTGTTCCGGCTCGTACCGTTCTCGGTGTTTATCATCGTACCATTtatggagctgctgctaccgctggcGATCAAATTGTTCCCGGGCATGCTACCGTCAACCTTCCAGACGGCGACGGAGCGTGAAGACAAGATCAAACAGAACCTCAAAGTGAAGCTCGAGATGGCCAAGTTCCTGCAGAAGACGCTCGACGATATGGCGGTCCAGAATCGGGAACATCGGTCGCAGGCGGCCAAGGATTTCAGTGAGTTCTTCTCACGCGTCCGTACGACCGAGAACTTTACGATCTCGAACGAGGAGATGCTCAAGTTCTCGAAACTGTTCGAAGATGAGATCACGCTCGATTCGCTAACGCGCCAGCAGCTGCAAGCCCTGTGCCGGGTGCTGGAGGTTTCGCCGATCGGTACCTCGAATCTGTTGCGTTTCCAGCTGCGGCTCAAGCTGCGTAACCTGGCCGCGGACGATCGTACCATCCAGAAGGAGGGCATCGAGTCGCTGAACCTGTCCGAGCTGCAGGCAGCTTGTAGGGCACGTGGTATGCGAGCTTACGGTGCCTCGGAGGAACGGTTAAAGTCTCAGCTGCAGGAGTGGATCAATCTGAGCCTGAACGAAAAAGTACCaccatcgttgctgctgctttcgcgTGCCCTTATGCTACCGGAGAACATTACGACGAGCGATAAGCTGAAGGCGACCATTTCCTCGCTGCCCGACTCGGTCGCGACCGTCACGAAGGCGGCGATCGGTGAGCGGGAAGGTAAGATCGACAATAAGACCAAGATCGAGGTCATCAAAGAGGAGGAACGCAAGATCAAGGAAGagcgcgaggaggagaaggaaaagcaaaaggacGAACAGGTGCTCGTCGACAGTGCTCCGGTGCTTACGGCAGATGGAcaaccggcagcggcagctgcaggTGCTAGCAGTGAGGCACAgataccaccggtggtgggtcGTCCAGTAGAAGATGTCATCTTTGCGCCCGCACCGGAAACGAAGATCCTGCTCGATCAGATACCACCGCAACCGCACACCGCCGTTGAGGAACTGTCGAGCAAGGATTTGGAGGTGCTTGAAGATGCGCTGGATTCGCTGGGCAAACACAAGAAGACGCTGCTcgtcgagaaggaggaaataCGGGATCTGAAGGAAGAGATCGCCGACTACCAGGAGGATGTACAGGAGCTTCAAGAG GTTGTTACTGCCGCCAAAAATCCGGATGAGGTGCAGGTGAAGGAGTCGCGCGCTGCCAAGATGCTGTTTAAGAAGGTCAACTCGATGATCAACAAGATGGACACGGTGCTGACGGATCTGGAGCGCAAAGAGAAGAAGCTCAAGGAGCAGGTGCATGCGGCAGAGACGAGTGATAGCGCCGAGGTGCCACCGGCCGCCGGTGAAGAGCTGGTGCGGATAGATGAGCTTATGTCCGCCATCAAGAAG ATCAAGAACGTGACGGACGACTCACGGTTGGATCAGATTTCTAAAATCCTTGGTAAGATCGATGACGATCAGGATGGACAGATCAAGGTGGAAGATGTGCTGAAG GTTATCGAGACGATCGGTAAGGAGAACGTTAAGCTGAACTCGAAACAGGTGGACGAGCTGATCGAACTGCTGGACAAGGAAGAGGTGCTCGAAGCGGAAGACAAAATCGAAAAGGCGCTCACCAAGAGCCTGGAAGCcaaagagaagcagaaggagcagaaagaaaaggaaaaggaaaagctgcTCGAGCTGACCGATAAGGCAACGGATCTGAGTGCATTGGCGGGGCCGcctcccaccaccaaccag CATCTAacgtcggcgacggcggaaGACGGTACGGCCATCATTGATGCGGACGCACTGcagaaggtggtggaggaacGTAAGAAAAACGCCAGTATTAGTGGGCCGGCGGCCGGGGCCGTGGCCGAGAGTGGAACTGCACCAgtgacgccaccaccaccgacgcacacacgcactgaaTCCGGCGCCGGAGTACCAAAGGACAAAATGGTTTAA
- the LOC125949015 gene encoding mitochondrial proton/calcium exchanger protein isoform X2, with protein MMMALIVLGHFTIPVHLAHARIRMASYRSKRPLGLLCQQYDGVILANTSLTGGGNTSNRSSGWRSSAMGTSSTVPLLDALGYTGSTTCIRCISTTSWLREQPSSKVEVTVQTLKQTQKEKEKEQQQQQNGASSIAAKVFADSAPAPPVSPDNGQTGTTAQAAQAAASQAVVPTAPVVKKTLQQRIWAELVHYYHGFRLLFIDINISRKLLWRVLNGKTLTRREHRLLIRTTSDLFRLVPFSVFIIVPFMELLLPLAIKLFPGMLPSTFQTATEREDKIKQNLKVKLEMAKFLQKTLDDMAVQNREHRSQAAKDFSEFFSRVRTTENFTISNEEMLKFSKLFEDEITLDSLTRQQLQALCRVLEVSPIGTSNLLRFQLRLKLRNLAADDRTIQKEGIESLNLSELQAACRARGMRAYGASEERLKSQLQEWINLSLNEKVPPSLLLLSRALMLPENITTSDKLKATISSLPDSVATVTKAAIGEREGKIDNKTKIEVIKEEERKIKEEREEEKEKQKDEQVLVDSAPVLTADGQPAAAAAGASSEAQIPPVVGRPVEDVIFAPAPETKILLDQIPPQPHTAVEELSSKDLEVLEDALDSLGKHKKTLLVEKEEIRDLKEEIADYQEDVQELQEVVTAAKNPDEVQVKESRAAKMLFKKVNSMINKMDTVLTDLERKEKKLKEQVHAAETSDSAEVPPAAGEELVRIDELMSAIKKIKNVTDDSRLDQISKILGKIDDDQDGQIKVEDVLKVIETIGKENVKLNSKQVDELIELLDKEEVLEAEDKIEKALTKSLEAKEKQKEQKEKEKEKLLELTDKATDLSALAGPPPTTNQHLTSATAEDGTAIIDADALQKVVEERKKNASISGPAAGAVAESGTAPVTPPPPTHTRTESGAGVPKDKMV; from the exons atgatgatggcccTGATAGTGCTCGGTCACTTTACCATTCCCGTGCATCTCG CACATGCCCGCATCCGGATGGCCAGCTATCGATCGAAGCGTCCGCTAGGGTTACTGTGTCAGCAGTACGATGGAGTGATTCTGGCCAACACAAGCcttaccggtggtggtaataCCAGCAACAGATCGTCCGGTTGGCGATCGAGTGCCATGGGCACCTCCAGCACCGTACCATTGCTCGATGCCCTAGGGTACACCGGTAGCACGACCTGCATCCGATGCATTTCCACCACGAGCTGGTTGCGAGAGCAACCTTCTTCCAAGGTCGAGGTCACGGTACAAACGTTAAAACAAAcgcagaaggaaaaggagaaggaacagcagcagcagcaaaatggtgcGTCATCGATCGCTGCGAAAGTGTTCGCCGATAgtgctccagcaccaccagtgaGTCCCGATAACGGACAGACGGGAACAACTGCACAAGCGGCACAAGCTGCTGCCTCGCAAGCCGTCGTACCGACGGCACCGGTTGTGAAGAAAACGCTGCAGCAACGGATCTGGGCCGAGCTGGTGCACTACTACcacggttttcggttgctttTTATCGACATCAACATTAGTCGGAAGCTGCTGTGGCGTGTACTTAACGGCAAGACGTTAACCCGACGTGAACACCGATTGCTCATCCGCACCACATCCGATCTGTTCCGGCTCGTACCGTTCTCGGTGTTTATCATCGTACCATTtatggagctgctgctaccgctggcGATCAAATTGTTCCCGGGCATGCTACCGTCAACCTTCCAGACGGCGACGGAGCGTGAAGACAAGATCAAACAGAACCTCAAAGTGAAGCTCGAGATGGCCAAGTTCCTGCAGAAGACGCTCGACGATATGGCGGTCCAGAATCGGGAACATCGGTCGCAGGCGGCCAAGGATTTCAGTGAGTTCTTCTCACGCGTCCGTACGACCGAGAACTTTACGATCTCGAACGAGGAGATGCTCAAGTTCTCGAAACTGTTCGAAGATGAGATCACGCTCGATTCGCTAACGCGCCAGCAGCTGCAAGCCCTGTGCCGGGTGCTGGAGGTTTCGCCGATCGGTACCTCGAATCTGTTGCGTTTCCAGCTGCGGCTCAAGCTGCGTAACCTGGCCGCGGACGATCGTACCATCCAGAAGGAGGGCATCGAGTCGCTGAACCTGTCCGAGCTGCAGGCAGCTTGTAGGGCACGTGGTATGCGAGCTTACGGTGCCTCGGAGGAACGGTTAAAGTCTCAGCTGCAGGAGTGGATCAATCTGAGCCTGAACGAAAAAGTACCaccatcgttgctgctgctttcgcgTGCCCTTATGCTACCGGAGAACATTACGACGAGCGATAAGCTGAAGGCGACCATTTCCTCGCTGCCCGACTCGGTCGCGACCGTCACGAAGGCGGCGATCGGTGAGCGGGAAGGTAAGATCGACAATAAGACCAAGATCGAGGTCATCAAAGAGGAGGAACGCAAGATCAAGGAAGagcgcgaggaggagaaggaaaagcaaaaggacGAACAGGTGCTCGTCGACAGTGCTCCGGTGCTTACGGCAGATGGAcaaccggcagcggcagctgcaggTGCTAGCAGTGAGGCACAgataccaccggtggtgggtcGTCCAGTAGAAGATGTCATCTTTGCGCCCGCACCGGAAACGAAGATCCTGCTCGATCAGATACCACCGCAACCGCACACCGCCGTTGAGGAACTGTCGAGCAAGGATTTGGAGGTGCTTGAAGATGCGCTGGATTCGCTGGGCAAACACAAGAAGACGCTGCTcgtcgagaaggaggaaataCGGGATCTGAAGGAAGAGATCGCCGACTACCAGGAGGATGTACAGGAGCTTCAAGAG GTTGTTACTGCCGCCAAAAATCCGGATGAGGTGCAGGTGAAGGAGTCGCGCGCTGCCAAGATGCTGTTTAAGAAGGTCAACTCGATGATCAACAAGATGGACACGGTGCTGACGGATCTGGAGCGCAAAGAGAAGAAGCTCAAGGAGCAGGTGCATGCGGCAGAGACGAGTGATAGCGCCGAGGTGCCACCGGCCGCCGGTGAAGAGCTGGTGCGGATAGATGAGCTTATGTCCGCCATCAAGAAG ATCAAGAACGTGACGGACGACTCACGGTTGGATCAGATTTCTAAAATCCTTGGTAAGATCGATGACGATCAGGATGGACAGATCAAGGTGGAAGATGTGCTGAAG GTTATCGAGACGATCGGTAAGGAGAACGTTAAGCTGAACTCGAAACAGGTGGACGAGCTGATCGAACTGCTGGACAAGGAAGAGGTGCTCGAAGCGGAAGACAAAATCGAAAAGGCGCTCACCAAGAGCCTGGAAGCcaaagagaagcagaaggagcagaaagaaaaggaaaaggaaaagctgcTCGAGCTGACCGATAAGGCAACGGATCTGAGTGCATTGGCGGGGCCGcctcccaccaccaaccag CATCTAacgtcggcgacggcggaaGACGGTACGGCCATCATTGATGCGGACGCACTGcagaaggtggtggaggaacGTAAGAAAAACGCCAGTATTAGTGGGCCGGCGGCCGGGGCCGTGGCCGAGAGTGGAACTGCACCAgtgacgccaccaccaccgacgcacacacgcactgaaTCCGGCGCCGGAGTACCAAAGGACAAAATGGTTTAA
- the LOC125949064 gene encoding U6 snRNA-associated Sm-like protein LSm1, protein MDNPLFGTAHMLDEVDKKLMVLLHDGRTLIGYLRSVDQFANLVLHRTIERIHVGNEYGDIQRGVFIIRGENVVLLGEIDREKESNLPLREISVDDILDAQRREQEARQEKHRLVAKALKERGLNMNSEMAQDEF, encoded by the exons ATGGACAACCCACTATTCGGAACCGCTCATATGCTGGACGAGGTGGACA AGAAACTAATGGTACTGCTGCACGATGGCCGCACCCTGATCGGATATCTGCGTAGCGTCGATCAGTTCGCTAACCTGGTGCTTCACCGGACGATCGAGCGGATACACGTTGGAAACGAGTACGGGGACATCCAGCGCGGAGTGTTCATCATACGCGGCGAGAATGTGGTGCTACTGGGTGAAATC GATCGTGAAAAGGAAAGCAACCTGCCACTCCGAGAGATATCCGTGGACGACATTCTGGATGCGCAACGCCGGGAGCAGGAAGCACGCCAAGAGAAGCACCGTCTCGTGGCGAAGGCACTGAAGGAGCGGGGATTGAACATGAACTCCGAGATGGCACAGGATGAGTTTTAA